The Agromyces sp. LHK192 genome includes a window with the following:
- a CDS encoding transglycosylase domain-containing protein → MSGVASGLLAFLGLSALTGILVTATVTPAIAVTGMAASSGINLFENIPDYLDINELSEKTDIYATAPDGSQRLLASFFSENREEVPLDRISQFVKDAAVAGEDPRFFEHGGIDIQGTTRAVVNEFVIGGDTQGGSSITQQYVKNVLINNGIREAKTQEEQDAAYEAATESSGNAGITRKLKEMKLAIALEKKYDKNEILKGYLNIAHFGGRVYGIESAAQYYFAKSAADVSPAEAASLIAIVNHPEKFRLDQPDDPENGVASVDEEGVPTPYAANKDRRDYILGEMLKYGKITQADYDAAIATPVAPNIQEPSTGCQTAGSYAYFCDYVKNVILNHYDDPATTDVDEGLKLLQEGGLQVHTTLDMDLQDRAQGTMLENVPWVDDRFDVGSSAVTVQPGTGKILAMTQNKNYSQDQEVLAADRAYSAVNYSTDFAYGGSSGFQPGSTFKVFTLGEWLNEGHSLLESFNGARRAFTSFPGLCDGSTWRGNFNPRNDDSRTANNSVDATKYSVNSSFMAMAQQLQLCGVKNTAQAFGIYRADGLELGQRIAYDDEGVALTNADGSFQADPASTFQPSAVLGTEEVSPLSMAVSFAGIANDGLACTPIAIESITKIDGSPIEAPKSTCTQAVTPEVARAMQYAMKQTFNGGTASASNTGTGIEHIGKTGTTDNAFDTWMVGSSKTAATAVWVGNVTGGDNRTSMREVSFDSGSAATARHRMWPAIMELADEKFGGGDFTDPDASAFKQVLVDIPQVAGLAFDAAKQALEAAGFVVEDGGQQDSNLPAGQVSGTDPSGQAGRGTTIRVFTSNGQGTTVPDLTGMTQQQAKAALDQAGLKMNAGGGGQNAVVTAQNPAAGTASKRGETVSVQFGVPSTGSPGDGDGDGDGNGGNGGND, encoded by the coding sequence GTGAGCGGTGTTGCCTCCGGCCTGCTCGCCTTCCTCGGCCTGAGCGCGCTCACCGGCATCCTCGTCACCGCGACCGTCACCCCCGCGATCGCCGTGACCGGCATGGCCGCCAGCAGCGGCATCAACCTGTTCGAGAACATCCCCGACTACCTCGACATCAACGAGCTCTCCGAGAAGACCGACATCTACGCGACCGCCCCCGATGGGTCGCAGCGGCTGCTCGCGTCGTTCTTCAGCGAGAACCGCGAAGAGGTCCCGCTCGACCGCATCAGCCAGTTCGTGAAGGACGCCGCGGTCGCCGGTGAGGACCCGCGGTTCTTCGAGCACGGCGGCATCGACATCCAGGGCACCACCCGTGCGGTGGTGAACGAGTTCGTCATCGGCGGCGACACGCAGGGCGGCTCGTCGATCACCCAGCAGTACGTGAAGAACGTGCTCATCAACAACGGCATCCGCGAGGCGAAGACGCAGGAGGAGCAGGACGCCGCATACGAGGCCGCGACCGAGTCCTCCGGCAACGCGGGCATCACGCGCAAGCTCAAGGAGATGAAGCTCGCGATCGCCCTCGAGAAGAAGTACGACAAGAACGAGATCCTCAAGGGGTACCTGAACATCGCGCACTTCGGCGGTCGCGTGTACGGCATCGAATCGGCGGCGCAGTACTACTTCGCGAAGTCGGCAGCGGATGTCTCCCCCGCGGAGGCCGCGAGCCTGATCGCGATCGTGAACCACCCGGAGAAGTTCCGCCTCGACCAGCCCGACGATCCTGAGAACGGTGTGGCCTCCGTCGACGAGGAAGGCGTTCCGACGCCGTACGCGGCCAACAAGGACCGGCGCGACTACATCCTCGGCGAGATGCTGAAGTACGGCAAGATCACCCAGGCGGACTACGACGCCGCCATCGCGACTCCGGTCGCACCGAACATCCAGGAGCCGAGCACCGGGTGCCAAACGGCCGGCAGCTACGCGTACTTCTGCGACTACGTGAAGAACGTCATCCTGAACCACTACGACGACCCGGCGACCACCGACGTCGACGAGGGCCTGAAGCTGCTGCAGGAGGGCGGCCTGCAGGTGCACACCACGCTCGACATGGACCTGCAGGACCGCGCTCAGGGCACCATGCTCGAGAACGTGCCGTGGGTCGACGACCGGTTCGACGTCGGCTCCTCGGCGGTCACCGTGCAACCCGGCACGGGCAAGATCCTCGCGATGACGCAGAACAAGAATTACTCGCAGGACCAGGAAGTGCTGGCTGCCGACCGGGCGTACTCGGCGGTCAACTACAGCACCGACTTCGCGTACGGCGGGTCGAGCGGGTTCCAACCCGGTTCGACCTTCAAGGTGTTCACGCTGGGCGAATGGCTCAACGAGGGGCACTCCCTGTTGGAGTCGTTCAACGGCGCGCGACGCGCGTTCACCTCCTTCCCGGGGCTCTGCGACGGCAGCACCTGGCGAGGCAACTTCAACCCGCGCAATGACGACTCGCGCACCGCGAACAATTCGGTGGACGCGACCAAGTACTCGGTGAACTCCTCGTTCATGGCGATGGCGCAGCAGCTCCAGCTGTGCGGCGTGAAGAACACCGCACAGGCGTTCGGCATCTACCGCGCCGACGGCCTGGAACTCGGTCAGCGAATCGCGTACGACGACGAGGGTGTGGCGCTGACCAACGCCGACGGCTCGTTCCAGGCCGACCCGGCCTCCACGTTCCAGCCCTCCGCAGTGCTCGGCACCGAAGAGGTCTCGCCGCTATCGATGGCGGTCTCGTTCGCGGGCATCGCGAACGACGGGCTCGCCTGCACGCCGATCGCGATCGAATCGATCACGAAGATCGACGGCAGCCCCATCGAGGCTCCGAAGTCGACGTGCACGCAGGCGGTCACCCCCGAGGTCGCCCGTGCGATGCAGTACGCGATGAAGCAGACGTTCAACGGCGGCACGGCGAGCGCGTCGAACACCGGCACCGGCATCGAGCACATCGGCAAGACCGGAACGACCGACAACGCGTTCGACACGTGGATGGTCGGCTCGAGCAAGACCGCGGCGACTGCCGTGTGGGTCGGGAACGTCACCGGTGGCGACAATCGGACGAGCATGCGCGAGGTGAGCTTCGACAGTGGCTCGGCGGCGACTGCGCGCCACCGGATGTGGCCGGCGATCATGGAACTCGCCGACGAGAAGTTCGGCGGCGGCGACTTCACCGATCCGGATGCCTCGGCCTTCAAGCAGGTGCTCGTGGACATCCCGCAGGTCGCCGGGCTCGCCTTCGACGCCGCGAAGCAGGCCCTCGAGGCCGCAGGTTTCGTCGTCGAGGACGGCGGTCAGCAGGACTCGAACCTCCCCGCCGGCCAGGTCTCCGGCACCGACCCGTCGGGGCAGGCGGGCCGTGGCACCACGATCCGCGTGTTCACCAGCAACGGCCAGGGCACGACCGTGCCCGACCTGACCGGCATGACGCAACAGCAGGCGAAGGCTGCGCTCGACCAGGCCGGCCTGAAGATGAACGCGGGCGGCGGCGGCCAGAACGCCGTGGTCACGGCGCAGAACCCGGCAGCGGGCACCGCGAGCAAGCGCGGTGAGACGGTCAGCGTGCAGTTCGGCGTTCCGAGCACCGGTTCGCCGGGCGACGGAGACGGAGACGGCGACGGGAACGGCGGCAACGGCGGGAACGATTGA
- a CDS encoding RidA family protein, with protein MSFEARLAELGIELPGVAAPVAAYIPTVATGSLVYTSGQLPFVAGALPATGKVGDGHGLVPAADAKDYARTAVLNALAAVQAELGSLDRVVRIVKLVGFVASDPSFTGQPGVVNGASELLGEVFGDAGRHARSAVGVAVLPLDAPVEIELVVEFA; from the coding sequence ATGTCGTTCGAGGCGCGCCTCGCCGAGCTCGGCATCGAACTCCCGGGAGTCGCGGCGCCCGTCGCCGCATACATCCCGACCGTCGCGACCGGGTCGCTCGTCTACACGTCGGGCCAGCTCCCGTTCGTCGCCGGGGCGCTGCCCGCGACCGGCAAGGTCGGCGACGGCCACGGGCTGGTGCCCGCGGCCGACGCGAAGGACTACGCCCGCACCGCCGTGCTGAACGCGCTCGCCGCCGTGCAGGCGGAGCTCGGCTCGCTCGACCGGGTCGTGCGCATCGTGAAGCTCGTCGGGTTCGTGGCATCCGACCCGTCGTTCACCGGCCAGCCCGGCGTGGTCAACGGCGCATCCGAGCTGCTCGGCGAGGTCTTCGGCGACGCCGGTCGCCATGCGCGCTCGGCCGTCGGCGTCGCGGTGCTGCCGCTCGACGCTCCCGTCGAGATCGAGCTGGTCGTCGAGTTCGCGTAG
- the acs gene encoding acetate--CoA ligase — MTVQIDHALEEIRRFRPSPEFAAQAVGDAGLYAAASEDRLAFWAEQSRSLLTWAKPFTETLDWSNPPFARWFGDGELNVAVNCLDRHVEAGNGDRVAIHWEGEPGDSRSITYAELTEEVKRAANTLTELGIGRGDRVAIYLPMIPEAVVAMLAVARIGAIHSVVFGGFSADSLASRIDDAEASLVITADGGYRKGKVFPLKPVVDDALAKAEGGTVRNVLVVKRGDNEVDWNDDRDLWWHDTVAQASPEHEAEAFDAENPLFILYTSGTTGKPKGILHTSGGYLTQAAFTHKNVFDLHAETDVYWCTADVGWITGHSYVVYGPLANGATQVLYEGTPDTPHPGRWWEIVEKYAVSILYTAPTAIRSFMKLGRQIPQSFNLRSLRLLGSVGEPINPEAWIWYRHVIGGGSIPVVDTWWQTETGAIMISALPGVTDLKPGSAQVPVPGITVDILTDDGEHVEGEGGGLLVITEPWPSMLRGIWGDPERFKETYWEKFGDKYFAGDGARRDEDGDIWLLGRVDDVMNVSGHRLSTAEIESSLVAHPWTAEAAVVGASDETTGQAVVAFVILKSSQAERVTDVAEAADELRRHVAAQIGAIARPRQVFIVNELPKTRSGKIMRRLLRDLAEGRQVGDTTTLADTSVMTAITEQVR; from the coding sequence ATGACCGTGCAGATCGATCACGCCCTCGAGGAGATCAGGCGCTTCCGGCCCAGCCCCGAGTTCGCCGCCCAAGCCGTCGGTGACGCAGGCCTCTACGCCGCGGCATCCGAGGACCGCCTCGCATTCTGGGCGGAGCAGTCGCGCTCGCTGCTCACCTGGGCGAAGCCGTTCACCGAGACCCTCGACTGGTCGAACCCGCCGTTCGCGCGCTGGTTCGGAGACGGTGAACTCAACGTCGCCGTCAACTGCCTCGACCGTCACGTGGAGGCGGGCAACGGCGACCGGGTCGCCATCCACTGGGAGGGCGAGCCGGGCGACAGCCGCTCGATCACCTACGCCGAACTGACCGAAGAGGTCAAGCGCGCAGCGAACACCCTGACCGAACTCGGAATCGGGCGCGGCGACCGTGTCGCCATCTACCTGCCGATGATCCCCGAGGCCGTCGTCGCGATGCTCGCGGTCGCCCGCATCGGCGCCATCCACTCGGTCGTCTTCGGCGGGTTCAGCGCCGACAGCCTGGCCTCCCGCATCGACGACGCCGAGGCATCCCTCGTCATCACGGCCGACGGCGGCTACCGCAAGGGCAAGGTGTTCCCGCTGAAGCCCGTCGTCGACGACGCGCTCGCGAAGGCCGAGGGCGGCACCGTCCGCAACGTGCTCGTCGTCAAGCGCGGCGACAACGAGGTCGACTGGAACGACGACCGCGACCTGTGGTGGCACGACACCGTCGCGCAGGCCTCCCCCGAGCACGAGGCCGAGGCGTTCGACGCCGAGAACCCGCTGTTCATCCTCTACACCTCGGGCACCACGGGAAAGCCCAAGGGCATCCTGCACACCTCGGGCGGTTACCTCACGCAGGCGGCGTTCACGCACAAGAACGTCTTCGACCTGCACGCCGAGACCGACGTGTACTGGTGCACGGCCGACGTCGGCTGGATCACCGGGCACTCGTACGTCGTGTACGGCCCGCTCGCGAACGGCGCGACCCAGGTGCTCTACGAGGGCACGCCCGACACGCCGCACCCCGGCCGCTGGTGGGAGATCGTCGAGAAGTACGCGGTGTCGATCCTCTACACCGCGCCGACCGCGATCCGCTCGTTCATGAAGCTGGGCCGCCAGATCCCGCAGAGCTTCAACCTGCGGAGCCTGCGCCTGCTCGGCTCGGTCGGCGAGCCGATCAACCCCGAGGCGTGGATCTGGTACCGGCATGTCATCGGCGGCGGCTCGATCCCCGTGGTCGACACGTGGTGGCAGACCGAGACCGGGGCGATCATGATCTCGGCCCTGCCCGGCGTGACCGACCTCAAGCCCGGCAGCGCCCAGGTGCCCGTGCCCGGCATCACGGTCGACATCCTCACCGACGACGGCGAGCACGTCGAGGGCGAGGGCGGTGGCCTGCTGGTCATCACCGAACCGTGGCCGTCGATGCTGCGCGGCATCTGGGGCGACCCGGAGCGGTTCAAGGAGACCTACTGGGAGAAGTTCGGCGACAAGTACTTCGCCGGCGACGGCGCCCGCCGCGACGAGGACGGCGACATCTGGCTGCTCGGCCGTGTCGACGACGTCATGAACGTGTCGGGCCACCGCCTGTCGACCGCCGAGATCGAGTCGTCGCTCGTCGCCCACCCGTGGACGGCGGAGGCCGCCGTCGTCGGGGCATCCGACGAGACGACGGGTCAGGCCGTGGTCGCGTTCGTGATCCTCAAGTCGAGCCAGGCCGAGCGCGTGACCGACGTCGCCGAGGCCGCCGACGAACTGCGTCGCCACGTCGCCGCGCAGATCGGCGCGATCGCGCGCCCGCGTCAGGTGTTCATCGTGAACGAACTGCCGAAGACGCGGTCGGGCAAGATCATGCGGCGCCTGCTGCGCGACCTCGCCGAGGGTCGCCAGGTCGGCGACACCACGACGCTCGCCGACACCTCGGTCATGACCGCGATCACCGAGCAGGTGCGCTGA
- a CDS encoding TadA family conjugal transfer-associated ATPase — MTIPFVARPSWEDLPAVEEASPWADARARPTSAEPHGHLAEAPSAVAEDRSVGIAGFAAKVVADDVGDGGVASAGLDLLGPLAGYAAAGPVTDLFVNGDRGLWIDRGAGPVREPAWVADEAEVRALAVKLIARGGRHVDESSPAVDVRLGRGIRVHVVLPPVSAAGTLISVRVPRAGGFSLAALGRAGMLRPDEERMLRDAVAARRNLLVTGAGGTGKTTLLAALLAEAAQHERLVVIEDVAELQVPHPHAITLEARQPNLEGAGRIGLDALLREALRMRPDRLVVGECRGAELRELLAALNTGHDGGAGTLHANSLEDVPARLEALGAIAAMTAEAVARQTVSAFDLVVHLERGSGGRRVGGIGAFRLDERGRLAVERR; from the coding sequence ATGACGATCCCCTTCGTGGCCCGACCCTCCTGGGAGGACCTGCCCGCCGTCGAGGAGGCATCCCCGTGGGCCGATGCCCGCGCCCGCCCGACCTCGGCCGAGCCGCACGGGCATCTCGCGGAGGCTCCGTCCGCCGTCGCCGAGGATCGATCGGTCGGCATCGCCGGCTTCGCGGCCAAGGTCGTGGCCGACGACGTCGGTGACGGCGGTGTCGCCTCGGCGGGCCTGGACCTGCTGGGGCCTCTGGCGGGGTACGCCGCCGCCGGACCGGTCACCGACCTCTTCGTCAACGGCGACCGCGGCCTCTGGATCGATCGGGGCGCGGGGCCGGTCCGCGAACCCGCATGGGTCGCCGACGAGGCGGAGGTCAGAGCGCTCGCGGTCAAGCTCATCGCACGCGGGGGCCGACACGTCGACGAGTCGAGCCCTGCGGTGGATGTCCGGCTCGGGAGGGGCATCCGCGTGCACGTCGTGCTCCCGCCGGTCTCGGCGGCCGGCACCCTCATCTCGGTGCGCGTCCCCAGAGCCGGAGGATTCAGCCTCGCCGCGCTGGGCCGCGCGGGCATGCTGCGACCGGACGAGGAACGGATGCTCCGCGACGCGGTCGCCGCCCGGCGCAACCTCCTCGTGACGGGCGCGGGCGGAACCGGGAAGACCACGTTGCTGGCGGCACTCCTCGCCGAAGCCGCGCAGCACGAACGCCTGGTCGTGATCGAGGACGTCGCGGAACTGCAGGTGCCGCATCCGCACGCGATCACCCTCGAGGCGCGGCAACCCAACCTCGAGGGCGCCGGACGGATCGGCCTCGACGCGCTGCTGCGCGAGGCGCTTCGGATGCGGCCCGACCGGCTCGTGGTGGGCGAGTGCCGCGGCGCCGAACTCCGGGAACTCCTCGCGGCGCTGAACACCGGTCACGACGGCGGCGCGGGCACCCTGCACGCGAACTCGCTCGAAGACGTGCCCGCGCGCCTCGAGGCGCTCGGCGCGATCGCGGCCATGACCGCCGAAGCGGTGGCCCGGCAGACGGTGAGCGCGTTCGACCTGGTGGTCCACCTCGAACGCGGCTCGGGCGGACGTCGCGTCGGCGGCATCGGCGCGTTCCGGCTGGACGAGCGCGGTCGGCTCGCCGTGGAGCGACGATGA
- a CDS encoding type II secretion system F family protein — MSGEPDVSAASRVRRTSRAGGRSREAAGVDRVAGIAERVAVLMGAGVPATAAWRNLAAADPADRVLAAAASAASEGDPVAPAIDAAVRAASADAARPGLRALLRSRLPAGRRSLPEGLGAAEASGWQAVAAAWSVASATGAPLAIALNDLAGALRDEAQLRREVQAALAGPLASARLVTALPIVAVGFGVLLGFDSVGVLVAGPVGWTLLAAGGALLWAGARWNRALVARADPAGAAPGIALDLLAIAMSSGASVEASSRATDVALRTHLPGADRAARDIAAVVEVAATAGAPVADLLRAEAHRRRRAARAAGATRTAALGVRLMLPLGACILPAFVLLGVAPLMISVVTGTLGGAR; from the coding sequence ATGAGCGGCGAGCCGGACGTGAGCGCAGCGTCGCGGGTGCGCCGCACGTCGCGCGCGGGCGGCCGGTCGCGTGAGGCGGCGGGCGTCGACCGCGTCGCCGGCATCGCAGAGCGCGTCGCGGTGCTCATGGGCGCGGGCGTGCCCGCGACCGCGGCATGGCGGAATCTCGCTGCGGCCGATCCCGCCGACCGCGTGCTGGCGGCGGCAGCCTCCGCGGCATCGGAGGGCGACCCCGTCGCGCCTGCGATCGACGCGGCCGTGCGGGCGGCGAGCGCGGATGCGGCCCGACCCGGCCTGCGCGCACTGCTGCGGAGCCGGCTGCCTGCCGGCCGCAGGTCGCTCCCGGAAGGTCTCGGTGCGGCCGAGGCATCCGGCTGGCAGGCCGTCGCGGCGGCGTGGTCGGTGGCCTCGGCGACGGGGGCGCCGCTCGCGATCGCGCTCAACGACCTCGCCGGGGCCCTGCGCGACGAGGCGCAGCTCCGGCGCGAGGTGCAGGCCGCGCTCGCCGGGCCGCTGGCCAGCGCCCGGCTGGTCACCGCCCTGCCGATCGTCGCGGTCGGGTTCGGCGTGCTCCTCGGCTTCGACAGCGTCGGCGTGCTCGTCGCGGGTCCGGTCGGCTGGACGCTCCTCGCCGCGGGCGGCGCCCTGCTCTGGGCCGGGGCGAGATGGAATCGGGCGCTCGTCGCCCGTGCGGATCCGGCGGGAGCCGCGCCCGGGATCGCGCTCGACCTCCTCGCCATCGCCATGTCGAGTGGCGCGTCAGTCGAGGCGTCGTCGCGTGCGACCGACGTTGCGCTCCGCACGCACCTGCCCGGTGCGGACCGTGCGGCCAGGGACATCGCCGCGGTCGTCGAGGTCGCCGCGACCGCCGGCGCTCCGGTGGCCGACCTGCTGCGCGCCGAGGCGCACCGTCGCCGGCGAGCGGCGCGAGCGGCCGGAGCGACCCGCACCGCAGCGCTCGGCGTGCGACTCATGCTGCCGCTCGGCGCATGCATCCTCCCCGCGTTCGTGCTCCTGGGCGTCGCGCCCCTCATGATCTCGGTCGTCACCGGCACGCTCGGCGGTGCCCGGTGA
- a CDS encoding DUF4244 domain-containing protein, with translation MSIRTHAGTGRGRDRVRRRARSLLRRLAGERGAATAEYAVATMAAVGFAGLLVVILRGDEVRGILTDLVRNALTVG, from the coding sequence ATGTCCATCCGAACCCATGCCGGCACCGGCCGCGGCCGCGACCGCGTGCGGCGTCGCGCCCGCTCACTGCTGCGGCGCCTCGCCGGCGAACGCGGCGCAGCCACCGCCGAGTACGCCGTCGCCACCATGGCCGCGGTCGGCTTCGCCGGGCTGCTGGTCGTCATCCTCCGCGGTGACGAGGTGCGCGGCATCCTCACCGACCTGGTCAGGAATGCGCTCACGGTGGGCTGA
- a CDS encoding TadE family type IV pilus minor pilin, with protein sequence MRSRWADERGSATAELAVALPAVALVLALCLGAVQVVATQVRLTDAAADAARALGRGEAPGTAIAIAGRVAGVPVALSTVDEPPLVCVTLRSAASGVLGLLGLRAESCAVGGGG encoded by the coding sequence ATGCGCTCACGGTGGGCTGACGAGCGCGGGAGCGCGACCGCGGAACTCGCGGTCGCGCTGCCCGCCGTGGCCCTCGTGCTCGCACTGTGCCTCGGTGCCGTGCAGGTCGTCGCGACCCAGGTGCGCCTGACCGACGCTGCCGCCGACGCCGCGCGGGCGCTCGGTCGCGGGGAGGCGCCGGGCACGGCGATCGCGATCGCGGGCCGTGTCGCCGGCGTGCCCGTCGCGCTCAGCACGGTGGACGAGCCCCCGCTCGTCTGCGTGACGCTCAGGTCGGCCGCGAGCGGCGTGCTCGGCCTGCTCGGCCTGCGGGCCGAGTCGTGCGCCGTCGGGGGCGGAGGATGA
- a CDS encoding Rv3654c family TadE-like protein: MIGDERGAGSVLALAIVAAVVLLTASLVPVLAVHVESQRAANAADAAALAAADAMSGAVPGEPCELAALVARRNGAVLTACGDGGSGSTAVVDVEIGVLGLVVTARARAGPPG; this comes from the coding sequence ATGATCGGCGACGAGCGCGGCGCAGGATCGGTGCTCGCGCTGGCGATCGTCGCGGCCGTCGTGCTGCTCACCGCGTCGCTGGTGCCCGTGCTCGCCGTCCACGTCGAGTCGCAGCGCGCAGCGAACGCCGCGGACGCCGCAGCCCTGGCCGCGGCGGATGCGATGTCCGGGGCCGTCCCTGGCGAGCCGTGCGAACTCGCTGCGCTCGTCGCACGGCGCAACGGCGCCGTGCTCACCGCGTGCGGCGACGGCGGTTCCGGTTCGACGGCCGTCGTCGACGTCGAGATCGGCGTGCTCGGCCTCGTGGTCACGGCGCGGGCGCGCGCGGGACCACCGGGGTGA